From a region of the Salvelinus alpinus chromosome 2, SLU_Salpinus.1, whole genome shotgun sequence genome:
- the LOC139547915 gene encoding zinc finger protein 271-like, which yields MSSLNYSPLVQEEVICWTEEEALGLNIVVKEEKEEEDITVKQDVEGESVTLKEEEKDVSVKEEEDAFRVKEEEDVTVKEEDAVYGVKKEGEITVTLEDEEEIGDLSNTRERRDYRGSSGNPQQPHDADEAEKSLSTSELLQKHQQRPTGKKSHCCSDCGKGCKSSSELKIHERVHTGEKPYSCDQCGKSFGRSDQLTSHQRIHTGEKPYSCDQCGKRCTTSSNLTSHQRTHAGEKPYSCGQCGKSFFQSCSLTVHQRTHTQHTGEKSFSCGQCGKGFDRSGQLTSHQRIHTGEKPYICAQCGNSFTTSSNLTSHQRTHTGEKSHSCDQCGKSFGASGHLTLHQRIHTGEKPYSCGQCGKSFGRSGQLTSHQRIHTGEKPYSCGQCGKRCTTSYSLTVHQRKHTGEKPYSCGQCGKSFVQSGSLTVHQRTHTQHTGEKPFSCGQCGKSFGRSGQLTSHQRIHTGEKPYSCAQCGKRCTTLSNLTSHQRTHTGEKPHSCDQCGKSFMTTSNLTSHQRTHTGEKPHSCDQCGKSFTTSSNLTSHQRTHTGEKPYSCDQCGMSFTISSSLTSHQRTHTGEKPYSCDQCGKSYTTLSHLTSHQRTHTGEKPHSCDQCDKRYSDKRSLIKHQKIHT from the exons atgagctcCCTAAACTACTCCCCTCTTGTTCAAGAAGAGGTGATCTGCTGGACGGAggaagaagctctggggctgaacattgtcgtgaaagaggagaaggaagaagaggatatcacagtaaaacaagacgTAGAGGGTGAGTCTGTTAccctgaaagaagaagagaaagacgtttcagtgaaagaagaagaagacgcgttcagagtgaaagaggaggaggatgttacagtaaaagaagaggatgCAGTTTatggagtgaagaaggaaggggagattactgtcacattggaagatgaagaggagataggagatctgagtaacacca gagagagacgggactatcgtggatcctctgggaatcctcaacaacctcatgatgctgacgaggcagagaagagtctctccacatcagaactcctccagaaacaccagcagagacccacagggaagaaatctcattgctgctctgactgtgggaaaggttgcaaatcttcatcagaacttaaaatacacgagcgagtacacacaggagagaaaccttatagctgtgatcaatgtgggaagagttttggtagatctgaccagctgacatcacaccagagaatacacacaggagagaaaccttatagctgtgatcaatgtgggaagagatgtacTACATCAAGCaatctgacttcacaccagagaacacacgcaggagagaaaccttatagctgtggtcaatgtgggaagagtttttttcAATCTTgctctctgactgtacaccagagaacacacacacaacacacaggagagaaatcttttagctgtggtcaatgtgggaagggTTTTGATAgatctggccagctgacatcacaccagagaatacacacaggagagaaaccttatatctgtgctcaatgtgggaatagttttactacatcaagcaatctgacttcacaccagagaactcacacaggagagaaatctcatagttgtgatcaatgtgggaagagttttggtgcatctggccatctgactctacaccagagaatacacacaggagagaaaccttatagctgtggtcaatgtgggaagagttttggtagatctggccagctgacatcacaccagagaatacacacaggagagaaaccttatagctgtggtcaatgtgggaagagatgtacTACATCTTActctctgactgtacaccagagaaaacacacaggagagaaaccttatagctgtggtcaatgtgggaagagttttgttcaatctggctctctgactgtacaccagagaacacacacacaacacacaggagagaaaccttttagctgtggtcaatgtgggaagagttttggtagatctggccagctgacatcacaccagagaatacacacaggagagaaaccttatagctgtgctcaatgtgggaagagatgtacTACATTAAGCaatctgacttcacaccagagaacacacacaggagagaaacctcatagttgtgatcaatgtgggaagagttttatgaCAACAAGCaatctgacttcacaccagagaacacacacaggagagaaacctcatagttgtgatcaatgtgggaagagttttacgaCATCAAGCaatctgacttcacaccagagaacacacacaggagagaaaccttatagctgtgatcaatgtgggatgagttttactATATCTAGCtctctgacttcacaccagagaacacacacaggagagaaaccttatagctgtgatcaatgtgggaagagttataCTACATTAAGCcatctgacttcacaccagagaacacacacaggagagaaacctcatagctgtgatcaatgtgacaagagatactctgataaaagatctctgatcaaacatcagaaaatacatacatga